In the Ilumatobacteraceae bacterium genome, one interval contains:
- a CDS encoding DNA translocase FtsK 4TM domain-containing protein, with amino-acid sequence MKDATPPGTRRRGQAQADLKQAVDGREHEFIGFALLVVGVLLGLAMYFDLAGPLGRGVEAFIGWFVGFGRYVLPVVLVSSGIALVKKGQSSSPTRLVIGWGLIGAAILGLLHIVREPESFTDLDQIGDAGGWVGAAIAGPLQALVASAGAVVVLFALFVGGVLLITSTSLKTMASRTGRGVGTVARPIGRVAKKAISDLSTLNSDREDDPRGERRSERRSRRSTPTDSAADTGENSVAGEPLAPSLYDGAADDDALFADAPKKAPAKRRKKPAAAQQPSLPIDGEQVGDWVLPPLSYLKQAGEQSVNMAEIERRGQTLQESLAQHNVETELIGMTVGPTVTRYELELGPGVKVAKITSLQKDIAYAMAATDVRILAPIPGRSAIGVEVPNHQRQLVALGDLMVSPEAAEATHPLEVAVGKDIAGKAVFMDLSSTPHLLIAGATGAGKSSGINCIITSLLMRTTPDDVRLILIDPKQVEMGQYQRLPHLLTQPVTNPKKAANALGWAVKEMERRYDVLSEVGYRDITGYNDAYAKGEIEPPVGVHPDDSPYEHMPFIVVVVDELNDLMMVAARDVEESITRIAQKARAVGIHLIIATQRPSVNVITGVIKANVPARMAFAVSSLTDSRVILDQPGAEKLVGKGDMLLLPGNSSVPNRIQGSFVGEDEVRKVVKHWRQQAPEPTYTSEVEGDAEPTPGTSGGPMQQMTLDSAPSGGVGGTMGLDVTSDANSFSAGDDDEDAVMMRQAMELVVRSQLGSTSMLQRKLKVGFARAGRIMDLLETRGVVGPSEGSKAREVLMTVEEFELLQQNGQL; translated from the coding sequence GTGAAGGATGCGACCCCGCCGGGCACCCGTCGGCGGGGCCAGGCACAGGCCGACCTCAAGCAGGCCGTCGACGGGCGTGAACACGAGTTCATCGGCTTCGCGTTGCTCGTGGTCGGCGTGCTGCTCGGCCTCGCGATGTACTTCGATCTCGCCGGCCCGCTCGGTCGCGGCGTCGAGGCGTTCATCGGGTGGTTCGTCGGTTTCGGTCGGTACGTGTTGCCCGTCGTCCTCGTGTCCTCGGGCATCGCACTCGTCAAGAAGGGCCAGTCGTCGAGCCCGACCCGGCTCGTGATCGGGTGGGGCCTCATCGGGGCCGCGATCCTCGGACTGCTCCACATCGTCCGCGAGCCGGAGTCGTTCACCGATCTCGACCAGATCGGCGATGCGGGCGGCTGGGTCGGCGCCGCGATCGCGGGGCCGCTCCAGGCATTGGTCGCGTCCGCCGGTGCGGTCGTCGTCCTGTTCGCCCTGTTCGTCGGCGGCGTCCTGCTGATCACCAGCACGTCGCTCAAGACCATGGCGAGCCGCACCGGACGCGGGGTCGGCACGGTGGCCCGCCCGATCGGGCGCGTCGCCAAGAAGGCGATCTCCGACCTCTCGACCCTCAACAGCGATCGCGAGGACGATCCACGCGGCGAACGCCGCAGCGAACGCCGGTCGCGACGCTCGACGCCAACCGACTCCGCCGCCGACACCGGAGAGAACTCGGTCGCCGGCGAGCCGCTGGCACCGTCGCTGTACGACGGTGCGGCCGACGATGATGCGCTGTTCGCCGACGCACCCAAGAAGGCGCCGGCCAAGCGCCGGAAGAAGCCGGCGGCAGCTCAGCAGCCGTCGCTGCCGATCGATGGTGAACAGGTGGGCGACTGGGTGCTGCCGCCGCTCAGCTACCTCAAGCAGGCAGGCGAACAGTCGGTCAACATGGCCGAGATCGAACGGCGCGGGCAGACGCTGCAGGAATCGCTCGCCCAGCACAACGTCGAGACCGAGCTGATCGGCATGACCGTCGGCCCGACCGTGACCCGGTACGAACTCGAACTGGGCCCGGGCGTGAAGGTCGCGAAGATCACGAGCCTCCAGAAAGACATCGCGTACGCGATGGCGGCCACCGACGTCCGCATCCTGGCGCCGATCCCCGGTCGGTCGGCGATCGGTGTCGAGGTCCCGAACCATCAGCGCCAACTCGTCGCGCTCGGCGACCTGATGGTGTCGCCCGAGGCGGCCGAGGCCACCCACCCGCTCGAGGTCGCCGTCGGCAAGGACATCGCCGGCAAGGCGGTCTTCATGGACCTGTCATCCACGCCGCACCTGCTGATCGCCGGAGCGACCGGCGCCGGTAAGTCGAGCGGCATCAACTGCATCATCACGTCGCTGCTGATGCGCACCACGCCCGACGACGTGCGCCTCATCCTGATCGACCCGAAGCAGGTCGAGATGGGTCAGTACCAGCGCCTTCCGCACCTGCTCACGCAGCCGGTCACGAACCCGAAGAAGGCCGCCAACGCCCTCGGCTGGGCCGTCAAGGAGATGGAGCGGCGCTACGACGTGCTCAGCGAGGTCGGCTACCGCGACATCACCGGTTACAACGACGCCTACGCGAAGGGCGAGATCGAGCCGCCGGTCGGCGTGCACCCCGACGACTCGCCGTACGAGCACATGCCGTTCATCGTGGTGGTCGTCGACGAGCTCAACGACCTGATGATGGTCGCCGCGCGCGACGTCGAGGAATCGATCACCCGCATCGCCCAGAAGGCCCGAGCGGTCGGTATCCACCTGATCATCGCCACGCAGCGCCCGTCGGTCAACGTGATCACCGGTGTCATCAAGGCCAACGTCCCCGCCCGCATGGCGTTCGCGGTGTCGTCGCTCACCGACTCGCGCGTGATCCTCGATCAGCCGGGCGCCGAGAAGTTGGTCGGCAAGGGCGACATGCTGCTGCTGCCGGGCAACTCGTCGGTGCCGAACCGCATCCAGGGGTCGTTCGTCGGCGAGGACGAGGTTCGCAAGGTGGTCAAGCACTGGCGTCAACAGGCGCCGGAGCCCACGTACACATCCGAGGTCGAAGGCGACGCCGAGCCGACGCCCGGCACGAGCGGCGGCCCGATGCAGCAGATGACGCTCGACTCGGCGCCATCCGGCGGCGTCGGCGGCACGATGGGCCTCGACGTCACCTCCGACGCCAACTCGTTCTCGGCCGGTGACGACGACGAAGACGCGGTGATGATGCGCCAGGCGATGGAGCTCGTGGTGCGGAGCCAACTCGGGTCCACGTCGATGCTCCAGCGCAAGCTGAAGGTCGGTTTCGCCCGAGCAGGCCGCATCATGGACCTGCTCGAAACTCGCGGTGTGGTCGGCCCGTCCGAGGGATCGAAGGCCCGCGAGGTGCTGATGACCGTCGAAGAGTTCGAGTTGCTCCAGCAGAACGGCCAGCTGTGA